From a single Lewinella sp. LCG006 genomic region:
- a CDS encoding lactate 2-monooxygenase, with product MPNLSAVERQRDIYLQGLSGRMPLVPSDPLALERAAQKCMSPEAYAYVAGGAGRELTVQRNREAFQQWHIQPRMLRDVSTFDTSIELFGRRLPAPILLAPVGVLDLCHREADLAVGRAAAQLGLPFIFSNQASVPMEDVGKAMGDAPRFFQLYWSKSYDLVASLVQRAEASGCEAIVVTLDTTMLGWRLRDLDMAYLPFLRGRGIAQYTSDPVFQKMLDLPEEEGLVSPKRRITLKTLQAIYQLMNNYPGSFFSNLRSGRPLRAVRTFINLYTKPSLNWEDLPFLREHTKLPIILKGIHHPDDARRAMDAGVDGLIISNHGGRQVDGAVSTIEMLPTIKQVVGDHFPLLLDSGVRTGADVFKALALGADAVCIGRPYAYGLAIAGQEGVSTVLQNLWADFELTMRLSGCSRVEGVKVG from the coding sequence ATGCCTAACTTATCCGCAGTAGAACGCCAGCGCGACATTTACCTACAGGGCCTTAGTGGTCGGATGCCGCTGGTGCCCAGTGATCCGCTGGCACTGGAACGGGCTGCCCAAAAGTGCATGAGCCCCGAAGCTTACGCCTACGTAGCAGGTGGTGCAGGGCGCGAGTTGACGGTACAACGCAACCGTGAGGCCTTCCAACAGTGGCACATCCAGCCACGAATGCTCCGTGATGTGAGTACCTTTGACACCAGTATTGAGCTGTTTGGCCGACGCTTGCCAGCTCCCATTTTACTGGCCCCGGTAGGTGTGCTTGATCTTTGCCACCGGGAAGCCGACCTGGCCGTTGGCCGAGCGGCGGCACAGTTGGGCCTACCTTTCATCTTCAGCAACCAGGCCAGTGTACCAATGGAAGACGTCGGCAAGGCCATGGGCGACGCTCCCCGCTTCTTCCAATTGTACTGGAGCAAATCCTACGACCTAGTGGCTAGCCTGGTACAAAGGGCCGAAGCCAGTGGTTGCGAAGCCATTGTTGTCACGCTCGACACGACGATGCTAGGCTGGCGCTTGCGGGACCTGGACATGGCCTACCTGCCCTTTCTGCGGGGCCGGGGAATCGCCCAATACACCAGCGACCCGGTTTTTCAAAAAATGCTGGATCTGCCGGAAGAAGAAGGACTGGTTTCCCCCAAACGGCGCATCACCCTGAAAACCTTGCAGGCCATTTACCAACTGATGAACAACTACCCCGGCAGCTTTTTCAGCAACCTGCGTTCGGGGCGACCATTACGGGCAGTGCGGACCTTCATCAACCTCTACACCAAACCATCGCTGAATTGGGAGGATCTGCCCTTTTTGCGAGAGCATACCAAGTTGCCGATCATCCTCAAAGGCATCCACCACCCCGATGATGCCCGCCGCGCCATGGATGCTGGCGTAGATGGCCTCATCATCAGCAACCACGGTGGCCGCCAGGTAGATGGTGCAGTGAGTACCATTGAGATGTTGCCCACCATCAAGCAGGTCGTGGGAGATCATTTCCCTTTATTACTCGACAGCGGGGTACGGACAGGCGCCGATGTTTTTAAAGCGCTGGCACTGGGTGCCGATGCCGTCTGTATTGGTCGACCTTACGCCTATGGCCTAGCTATTGCTGGCCAGGAAGGGGTGAGTACCGTCCTGCAAAATCTTTGGGCCGATTTTGAATTGACCATGCGGTTGAGTGGTTGTTCGCGGGTGGAGGGTGTAAAGGTTGGGTGA
- a CDS encoding rhodanese-like domain-containing protein has translation MITSWKNISLLSYLLLALMTASCQSSTGSDAQKEGFQDLNAAQFKEKMATRGVVVLDVRTPAETAEGKIKGAEELDFRAPDFQEKLGQLDRDKTYLVYCRSGGRSSSACSMMEEMGFKNVYNLVGGYQGWSTEN, from the coding sequence ATGATAACAAGCTGGAAAAACATAAGCCTACTTAGCTACTTGCTACTTGCTTTAATGACAGCCAGTTGCCAATCATCGACCGGATCAGATGCCCAAAAAGAAGGTTTTCAAGACCTGAATGCCGCCCAGTTCAAAGAGAAAATGGCGACTCGTGGGGTCGTCGTACTGGATGTACGTACCCCAGCGGAAACGGCAGAAGGAAAGATCAAGGGTGCCGAAGAGCTTGATTTCCGGGCACCTGACTTCCAGGAAAAACTTGGCCAATTGGATCGTGATAAAACCTACCTGGTGTATTGCCGCAGCGGAGGGCGTAGCTCTTCGGCTTGTAGTATGATGGAGGAGATGGGGTTTAAAAACGTTTACAACCTGGTAGGCGGTTATCAGGGTTGGAGCACCGAGAATTAA
- a CDS encoding carboxypeptidase-like regulatory domain-containing protein, whose translation MPKHYLTGLALLLAFLARGQSFTISGYIEDQASGEKLIAANVYDSFSGAGAVTNTYGFFSLTLPADSVALSFSYIGYQSREERFALSGNRTLNVSLSPYVELATVEVTAERSERIEQRTQMSRMEVPIEQIKRIPALMGEVDVLKALQLLPGVQSGGEGQNGLYVRGGSPDQNLVLLDGVPVYNVSHLLGIFSVFNADAIKNVTLTKGGFPARYGGRLSSVLEINMKEGNLQEWHGEGSIGLISSKLTLQGPIQKGKTSFLISGRRTYVDLLAKPIISANTLPGEEIDISLYFYDLNAKLQHKINDKHRIFLSAYTGADVFANRFADEYGAFSGGIDWGNLISAARWNWQISPKMFANTTLTYSKYEIDINAGSENFNEDGPDEKFSALYISGIEDIGGKIDFDFIPNPDHYLRFGGGWTNHTYRPGALNFNLTDGEDFNLDTLIGSQNSYSNELFVYAEDDFTLGPLKINAGIHASAFAVEDEFYTSVQPRLGLRYLLNNDLAIKAGFSTMTQYINLLTSEALSLPTDLWVPSTSRIKPQQSWQVALGVAKTINEDYELSVEGYYKEMQNVISFKEGASFLFGLENDWQSKVTQGDGEAYGLEFFFQKKRGRTTGWIGYTLSWNYRQFDEINSGRRYPFRYDRRHDISVVVNHDFSEKIGLSAAWVYGTGNAITLNTITYPTDVYGGFGQPYFNEIETGGEKNAFRMTDFHRLDLSVEFRKQKPKWERKWVVGVYNAYYHRNPYYVIADTEYVRDGQGNIVDEKRVFKEISILPIIPSVSYQFKF comes from the coding sequence ATGCCTAAACACTACCTGACGGGGCTTGCCCTTCTTCTTGCTTTTCTCGCCCGAGGACAATCTTTTACCATCAGTGGTTACATCGAAGACCAGGCTAGTGGCGAAAAACTGATCGCTGCCAATGTTTACGATAGCTTCTCTGGCGCGGGGGCGGTAACCAATACCTATGGTTTTTTTAGCCTCACATTGCCTGCAGATTCGGTGGCCCTTTCTTTTAGCTATATCGGTTATCAAAGCCGGGAAGAACGGTTTGCCCTTTCGGGTAATCGAACCCTCAACGTGAGCTTATCGCCTTACGTGGAGCTGGCCACCGTGGAGGTCACCGCTGAGCGTAGTGAACGCATTGAGCAACGAACCCAGATGAGTAGGATGGAAGTGCCTATTGAGCAAATCAAACGCATCCCGGCGCTCATGGGCGAGGTGGATGTACTCAAAGCCTTACAGCTTTTGCCGGGGGTGCAATCGGGGGGCGAAGGCCAGAACGGCCTCTACGTTCGCGGCGGAAGCCCCGATCAAAACCTGGTACTGCTGGATGGCGTTCCTGTGTACAACGTGAGCCACCTTCTGGGCATCTTCTCGGTATTTAATGCCGATGCGATCAAGAATGTTACGCTGACCAAGGGTGGATTTCCTGCTCGTTATGGTGGCCGTTTGTCCAGTGTGCTGGAAATCAATATGAAAGAAGGCAACCTGCAGGAGTGGCACGGTGAAGGTTCCATTGGTCTTATCTCTTCTAAACTGACCCTCCAGGGACCGATACAGAAAGGAAAAACCAGCTTCCTAATCTCAGGCCGACGTACCTATGTAGACTTATTGGCTAAGCCCATTATCAGTGCGAATACGCTTCCGGGGGAAGAGATTGATATTAGTCTTTATTTCTACGATCTTAACGCAAAATTACAACACAAGATCAACGACAAGCATCGTATTTTTCTCAGTGCTTACACTGGAGCAGATGTGTTTGCCAACCGCTTTGCCGATGAATATGGTGCCTTTTCAGGAGGTATCGACTGGGGCAACCTCATCTCGGCAGCCCGCTGGAATTGGCAGATCAGTCCAAAAATGTTTGCCAATACCACGCTTACCTACAGCAAGTATGAGATTGACATCAATGCCGGGAGTGAAAATTTCAATGAGGATGGCCCTGATGAAAAATTCTCCGCCCTCTATATTTCCGGGATCGAAGATATTGGTGGGAAAATCGACTTCGACTTCATTCCCAACCCTGATCATTACCTCCGTTTTGGGGGTGGTTGGACCAACCATACTTATCGCCCCGGTGCCCTCAATTTTAACCTCACCGACGGGGAAGATTTTAACCTCGATACCCTGATTGGCTCACAAAATAGTTACAGTAATGAGTTGTTTGTTTACGCTGAAGATGACTTTACGCTGGGCCCGTTGAAAATCAATGCGGGCATTCACGCCTCGGCTTTTGCCGTAGAAGATGAGTTTTACACTTCGGTACAACCACGCTTGGGGCTTCGCTACTTGTTGAATAATGACCTGGCGATCAAAGCAGGTTTCAGTACCATGACCCAGTACATCAATTTACTCACCAGCGAAGCACTTTCGTTGCCTACCGATTTGTGGGTGCCCAGTACGTCGAGAATAAAACCCCAACAAAGTTGGCAGGTGGCTTTGGGAGTGGCCAAGACCATCAACGAGGATTATGAACTAAGTGTGGAAGGTTACTATAAAGAAATGCAAAACGTGATCTCCTTTAAAGAAGGTGCGAGCTTCTTGTTTGGTCTCGAAAACGATTGGCAAAGTAAGGTGACGCAAGGAGATGGCGAGGCCTACGGACTAGAGTTTTTCTTCCAGAAAAAGAGGGGGCGCACGACGGGCTGGATCGGTTACACCCTGAGCTGGAATTACCGCCAATTTGACGAGATCAACAGCGGGCGCCGGTATCCATTTCGCTACGATCGTCGGCATGATATTTCCGTGGTGGTCAACCATGATTTTTCTGAAAAGATTGGTCTCTCAGCGGCCTGGGTCTACGGCACCGGCAATGCCATTACCCTGAATACGATTACTTACCCCACGGATGTTTACGGTGGCTTTGGTCAGCCGTACTTTAATGAGATTGAAACCGGCGGTGAAAAAAATGCTTTCCGTATGACCGATTTTCATCGCCTGGATTTGAGTGTAGAATTCCGCAAACAGAAACCAAAATGGGAACGCAAGTGGGTTGTGGGGGTTTACAATGCCTATTACCACCGAAATCCTTACTACGTTATTGCTGATACGGAGTATGTACGTGATGGGCAAGGGAACATTGTCGACGAAAAGCGAGTGTTTAAGGAAATCAGCATCCTACCCATTATCCCTTCTGTTTCTTACCAGTTTAAATTCTAG
- a CDS encoding DUF4249 domain-containing protein codes for MKNIILFLTIATLVTLLGSCDENSFTQVVTIDIPEHDPRPVLNLQVEAKQEGALNALVTNSKGILDPESTYEIPTDAEVTLYRNGEVFANLEFSEVDQRYLAAINEPFPNQAGDTYLLEANTPTFGLVQVSQVMPVVPKIKKATYEIEGTIDPSGFRVDELIVDIVDQEPAKTNYYGLDLFQIYYSIDPYNGDTLNVFRSQVSIDTNDPLLSYGARYSLIFSDESFSGGEYQARCYTYYSVGEEMEMEVHLYQLTEDAFLYARSYEQYQNSINNPFAEPVTVHSNIPNGYGIFSLANKDVYLIED; via the coding sequence ATGAAAAATATCATCTTGTTTTTGACGATAGCTACATTGGTGACCTTATTAGGGAGTTGCGATGAAAATTCTTTCACCCAAGTCGTTACCATTGATATTCCCGAACACGACCCACGGCCAGTGCTCAACCTACAAGTGGAGGCCAAACAGGAAGGTGCCCTCAATGCCCTAGTGACCAACAGCAAAGGAATCCTTGACCCCGAAAGCACCTACGAAATCCCTACCGACGCAGAGGTAACCCTGTACCGCAATGGGGAAGTTTTTGCCAATCTGGAGTTCTCAGAAGTTGATCAACGCTATCTGGCGGCCATCAATGAACCTTTTCCCAATCAGGCTGGCGATACTTATTTACTGGAAGCCAATACTCCTACTTTCGGCCTGGTACAGGTCAGTCAGGTAATGCCCGTTGTTCCTAAGATCAAGAAAGCTACCTACGAAATAGAAGGTACGATTGATCCCTCGGGCTTTCGCGTAGATGAGCTGATCGTGGATATCGTCGATCAGGAGCCGGCTAAGACCAATTATTATGGATTGGATTTATTCCAGATTTACTACAGTATAGATCCTTACAATGGCGATACGCTTAATGTTTTCCGCAGCCAGGTAAGCATAGATACCAATGACCCTTTGCTTTCTTACGGAGCACGCTACAGCCTCATTTTTAGCGATGAGAGCTTCTCGGGCGGAGAGTACCAGGCACGTTGTTATACTTACTACAGTGTTGGTGAAGAAATGGAGATGGAAGTGCACCTCTATCAACTTACGGAAGATGCCTTTTTGTACGCTCGTTCTTATGAGCAGTACCAAAATTCGATCAACAACCCTTTTGCCGAGCCGGTTACCGTGCACAGTAATATTCCCAATGGTTACGGCATCTTTAGCCTGGCGAACAAGGATGTTTACTTGATTGAGGATTAA
- a CDS encoding Ig-like domain-containing protein: protein MKHPFSKYHFLGLLLIVSILLQSSCGKEMTIPNLSVINVTANGIPLVEGTINVATDATFELTFSGAIVPAKFEAAFSLSSNAGTVSTLDISYANASSKAIISATLAPGTSYELKVNTAAIGQDDQTLAQALVRNFTTRDGGVITSLPPCITASNDCLSSKLINGTGGQSGTITFYNSYPLDVENARWEELTSAIIVIHGLNRDADNYFSYMMSSLRQENLDNQSILIAPYFKNASAAQNGELYWSDSGWREGQNADGAVNISSFTVLDQIIDQLADAERFPALETIIIAGHSSGALFAQAYAAANSSENTYPNLNFRYVVANSQYFYYPDDLRYDDASGQFIAVSGCAAYNRWPLGFVAPPPYLSSTPEATVDQRVVERKLSYFLGDQDVVTTGSLNTSDCEAVLLGENRFRRGENFFLLLETNYTVTHQAEKIVVPGIGHNAQGMFQSPPFLSWLREKI from the coding sequence ATGAAACATCCTTTTTCTAAATACCACTTCCTGGGCCTGCTCCTAATTGTTAGTATCCTATTGCAAAGCAGTTGTGGTAAAGAAATGACGATTCCGAACTTATCGGTAATCAACGTTACGGCCAACGGTATTCCCTTGGTTGAGGGTACGATCAATGTAGCAACGGACGCTACTTTTGAGCTTACTTTTTCCGGGGCGATTGTTCCCGCAAAATTTGAGGCTGCTTTTTCATTAAGCAGCAACGCCGGGACGGTGAGTACGTTGGACATCAGCTATGCCAATGCATCTTCAAAAGCAATTATCAGCGCTACATTGGCCCCTGGCACCAGCTACGAATTGAAGGTCAATACTGCGGCTATTGGACAAGACGACCAAACCCTCGCCCAAGCCCTGGTGAGGAATTTCACCACCCGTGATGGCGGTGTCATTACTTCCTTGCCTCCCTGTATTACGGCCAGCAACGATTGTTTGAGCAGTAAGCTTATCAATGGTACAGGAGGGCAATCCGGAACCATTACTTTTTACAACAGCTATCCGCTGGATGTAGAAAATGCCCGCTGGGAAGAACTCACCAGTGCGATCATCGTCATCCATGGGCTGAACCGGGATGCCGACAATTATTTTTCTTATATGATGAGCAGCTTACGCCAGGAGAACCTGGACAACCAAAGCATCCTCATCGCACCTTACTTCAAAAATGCTTCAGCAGCGCAAAATGGTGAGCTTTACTGGTCAGATTCCGGCTGGCGGGAAGGGCAAAATGCTGACGGCGCGGTCAATATCAGTTCATTCACGGTACTCGATCAAATCATCGACCAGCTGGCCGATGCGGAGCGCTTCCCGGCATTGGAAACCATCATTATTGCGGGGCACTCATCAGGTGCATTGTTTGCCCAAGCTTACGCAGCAGCCAACAGCAGCGAAAACACGTATCCCAACCTGAATTTCCGCTACGTCGTAGCCAACAGCCAGTATTTTTACTACCCGGACGATCTGCGTTATGATGATGCTTCCGGTCAATTTATTGCGGTGAGTGGTTGTGCTGCTTACAACCGATGGCCGCTAGGTTTTGTGGCACCGCCTCCCTATCTCAGCAGCACCCCTGAAGCAACCGTAGACCAACGGGTAGTGGAACGAAAGCTTAGTTATTTCCTCGGCGATCAGGATGTGGTCACCACCGGCAGTCTCAACACCAGCGATTGTGAAGCGGTGCTACTGGGCGAAAATCGCTTCCGCCGCGGCGAGAACTTCTTCCTCCTCCTGGAAACCAATTATACAGTGACTCACCAAGCCGAGAAGATCGTAGTGCCGGGCATTGGTCATAATGCCCAAGGCATGTTTCAATCTCCTCCGTTTTTAAGCTGGTTGCGGGAGAAGATCTGA
- a CDS encoding lamin tail domain-containing protein, which yields MGNSYLLKYIPSLLLVLGIMLTNACSNDDDLVFDDSLQILSQKIDGEAAVNGVDGIDRRPTIEIIFSHTLKTAELTSALSLTGGGASVAFTATYGNTNSTLTLTPDSDLEYETTYTLALPAGTYGEDNNSLKESYSLTFTTAPFVPANVSLASNVGAISEIDGVATISVNLSEEVELDVTVELQFGGTASVGSDYTTSATSVVLTAGETTAEVTITALTDGALEGTEAIEVSIASVTNAEELTPQLVTITLLDADLDSNGDGFPDRGFIINEVLFDPPGGDPGDANGDGTRSASEDEFIEFVNDSDQEFDLSGYTLYDATNLASGEPNHTFPAGTIVPAGGVYVLFGGGSPSGDFGDALVGVSTSGNLNLSNADDVITLLDTDGNTVLTFDTQGEGAGIDFGADQSVTRFPDINGDFTLHTTANADLLYSPGKKVDGTNLGTGGGNPGLGFRINEVLFDPPADLPGDANGDGVRSASEDEFIEFVNDSNQPVDLSGFTLYDATNLDLNEPRHTFPAGTIIPPGGVYVLFGGGTPTGSFGGAMVGVSTTGNMNLSNGDDVITILDLLGNTFLTFDTQGEGAGIDFGADQSVSRSPDISGDFLLHTTANPALLFSPGTKTDGSSF from the coding sequence ATGGGAAATTCCTATCTTTTAAAATATATACCATCGCTTTTACTGGTTTTGGGCATCATGTTGACCAATGCTTGTAGCAATGATGATGACCTCGTTTTTGATGACAGTCTGCAAATTCTTTCGCAAAAGATCGATGGTGAAGCAGCAGTCAACGGAGTCGATGGCATTGATCGTCGTCCGACGATTGAGATCATTTTTTCGCACACTTTAAAAACCGCCGAATTGACTTCGGCCCTCAGCCTTACTGGAGGAGGCGCTTCGGTGGCTTTCACCGCTACCTATGGCAACACCAACTCTACGCTTACGCTTACGCCCGACTCCGACCTGGAATACGAGACCACCTATACCCTCGCACTGCCGGCAGGCACCTACGGCGAAGACAATAACTCCCTCAAAGAAAGTTATTCCCTGACCTTTACCACAGCCCCCTTTGTGCCAGCCAACGTGAGCTTGGCCAGCAATGTAGGCGCCATCAGTGAAATCGATGGAGTGGCCACGATTTCCGTCAATCTGAGTGAGGAAGTGGAATTGGACGTCACCGTCGAACTACAGTTTGGTGGTACCGCTAGCGTAGGTAGTGACTATACCACCAGCGCCACCTCCGTGGTACTGACGGCAGGTGAAACGACGGCTGAAGTGACGATTACCGCGTTAACCGACGGTGCATTGGAAGGTACCGAAGCCATCGAAGTGAGTATTGCTTCCGTCACCAATGCGGAAGAACTTACGCCTCAGTTGGTCACCATCACCCTGTTGGATGCAGACCTGGACAGCAATGGTGATGGCTTCCCCGACCGGGGTTTTATCATCAACGAAGTGCTCTTTGATCCTCCCGGCGGTGATCCGGGTGATGCCAATGGCGACGGTACACGCAGTGCCTCTGAAGATGAGTTCATTGAATTTGTGAATGATTCAGACCAGGAGTTTGACCTGAGTGGCTATACCTTATACGATGCAACCAACCTGGCATCCGGCGAGCCCAATCATACCTTCCCAGCTGGTACCATCGTCCCCGCTGGTGGTGTTTATGTACTGTTTGGTGGAGGATCTCCTTCGGGTGATTTTGGTGACGCGCTCGTTGGCGTGAGCACCAGTGGCAACCTCAATCTCTCGAATGCGGATGACGTAATCACCCTCCTGGATACTGATGGCAATACCGTCCTCACCTTTGACACCCAAGGTGAAGGCGCAGGCATTGATTTTGGTGCTGACCAGTCGGTGACTCGCTTCCCTGATATCAATGGTGATTTCACCTTGCATACCACCGCCAATGCGGACCTGCTCTATTCACCTGGCAAAAAAGTTGACGGTACGAACCTCGGCACTGGCGGTGGCAACCCCGGATTGGGCTTCCGCATCAACGAAGTACTCTTTGACCCTCCAGCAGACCTACCTGGTGATGCCAACGGCGACGGAGTACGCAGTGCTTCTGAGGATGAATTTATTGAGTTTGTCAACGACTCCAACCAACCCGTTGACCTCAGCGGCTTTACCCTTTATGACGCTACTAACCTTGACCTGAATGAGCCAAGGCATACCTTCCCTGCTGGAACCATCATCCCGCCGGGTGGGGTCTATGTCCTCTTTGGCGGTGGTACTCCTACCGGAAGCTTTGGAGGTGCCATGGTAGGCGTGTCCACCACTGGCAATATGAACCTGTCCAATGGTGATGATGTTATCACCATTCTGGATCTTTTAGGCAACACATTCCTTACCTTTGATACACAAGGCGAAGGCGCAGGTATTGATTTCGGTGCTGACCAATCAGTGAGTCGTTCTCCTGATATCAGCGGTGATTTCCTATTGCATACCACGGCGAATCCAGCATTGCTGTTTTCTCCAGGAACGAAGACGGATGGTTCTTCTTTCTAG
- a CDS encoding SusD/RagB family nutrient-binding outer membrane lipoprotein, with the protein MKRLLLFTTIAVLMTACGDLVDGINQDPNNPTSASYQNILTGAEVGNIILNTGETARRAGIFSGYYEGIDRQHQGFYNYTLTTSDFNSLWYDLYVDTYRNALEAEVAAAEEGLTGVTKGITQVLQALAIGTGAALYGDIPFAEAGRIEIENPIYEDQLSVYAGVQSLLDEAITNLQTGTDRPAGGADIYFDGAVAPWIEVAYSLKARFYLQTKDYSAAYAAAGNGISSINNALYAPHGTGIQESNLSYLFFAVEVRGADVITADYITSLLQSNSAENPIPENYRGNAKTDETGRFNFYFTTNSLGVQPNTTNGFAAQTANAPIVTYEENLLILAEAGLRSQGFATGLGHLNDYRAFMNNGGYLVNADPAQIRYEAYTNEDFNNGGLENPTGLNPDDALLKEILEERYVTFFGQIEGFNDVRRTAGETTVKVQVPPNIGTEIPGRFLYPQTEIDRNANVPKPIPGLFEATDINK; encoded by the coding sequence ATGAAACGATTACTATTATTCACAACTATAGCCGTACTGATGACCGCCTGTGGCGATCTCGTCGACGGCATCAATCAGGATCCCAACAACCCCACTTCTGCCTCTTACCAGAATATTCTGACGGGCGCGGAAGTAGGCAACATTATTCTTAATACCGGAGAGACTGCGCGTAGAGCGGGTATTTTCTCCGGTTACTACGAAGGCATTGACCGCCAACACCAGGGTTTTTATAACTACACCCTGACCACCAGCGACTTCAACAGCCTCTGGTACGATCTTTACGTGGATACTTACCGCAATGCATTGGAGGCGGAAGTCGCTGCTGCGGAAGAAGGTCTCACGGGCGTCACCAAGGGTATTACCCAGGTATTGCAGGCCCTTGCCATTGGTACAGGAGCCGCCCTCTACGGTGATATTCCCTTTGCGGAGGCCGGAAGAATCGAGATTGAAAACCCCATTTACGAGGACCAGCTCAGTGTATATGCGGGTGTACAATCCTTATTGGACGAAGCGATTACCAACCTGCAAACGGGCACCGATCGTCCGGCTGGTGGTGCCGACATCTACTTTGATGGTGCCGTAGCGCCGTGGATAGAGGTCGCTTACTCACTAAAGGCCCGTTTTTACTTACAGACGAAGGATTATTCCGCCGCTTACGCAGCAGCAGGTAATGGAATCAGCAGCATCAACAATGCTTTGTATGCGCCCCACGGCACAGGGATTCAAGAGTCTAACCTCAGCTACCTCTTCTTCGCAGTGGAGGTACGGGGTGCCGACGTGATTACGGCGGATTACATTACCAGTCTGTTGCAATCCAACTCGGCAGAAAATCCTATTCCTGAAAATTACCGGGGCAATGCCAAGACCGACGAGACGGGCCGCTTCAACTTCTACTTCACCACCAATAGTTTAGGCGTACAGCCCAATACCACCAACGGTTTTGCGGCACAAACCGCCAATGCACCAATCGTAACCTACGAAGAGAATCTACTGATTCTGGCGGAGGCTGGCTTGCGCAGTCAGGGCTTTGCCACCGGCTTAGGACACTTGAACGATTACCGCGCGTTTATGAACAATGGCGGTTACCTCGTCAATGCTGATCCTGCCCAGATTCGCTACGAAGCGTACACCAACGAAGACTTTAACAATGGAGGACTGGAGAACCCTACTGGGCTCAATCCTGATGATGCCTTGTTGAAGGAAATTCTTGAAGAACGCTACGTTACGTTTTTTGGCCAAATTGAAGGCTTTAACGACGTCAGACGTACCGCAGGAGAAACAACGGTAAAGGTGCAAGTGCCCCCCAATATCGGCACAGAAATTCCTGGCCGATTCCTGTATCCACAAACCGAAATTGACCGGAACGCGAACGTACCTAAACCTATTCCGGGATTGTTTGAAGCTACGGATATCAATAAGTGA